Genomic window (Rossellomorea aquimaris):
TTCCGTAGATTGCATGGAAATACAATGGAAGGAAGATGATAAAAATTTCAAGGATATAACGGAAAGGTAGACTTTCCATGAAGTGTGCCGCCTGGTTAAATGATTCTTCCCCGCCAGTGGCAAAATGGTTCACGACTAAATGTTGTGTTAAAAATAATCCAACTGGAATAACACCTAGCAATGAATGAAGCCTGCGATAATTAAATTCTCGATTTCCAGCCATGATTTACCCCCCTTAATGATAAAATATGAATTCGTTTTCTAATGCATTTATAAGAATGACTAGACGACGATACATATTTTATATTGTAACAATAATGTGACATGTTCATTTTACTCCCAAGGAGTGGAAGCGTCAAGAAAACGTATACATAATTTCGACAATACCGCAAAAATATTTTTAATATATTGATAACAGAAAAGATGAGGCATTTCCCTGTTAAATGTTCGAAAATTCAAATAAATATTAAATAAAAGTTATATCACCAAAATATCCCAAGGTCATTTTTCTAGGTATGGGATGATAAATCCCCTTTTCATGTATATAATAGTTTTATAGAAAGAGGGGATTTACTTGGAACAGAAAAAAGAAGAAGTGCATCAACCGTCCGTTCCAATTTTCGGATATGAAATGTTACGTGACATATTGATTCCAGAAATTTTAGGGAAGCATACCCCGGATATATTATACTGGGGTGGAAAACAGCTCTCCCGGAAATTCCCCCTTCAGTCATCAGAGGAACTGATATCGTTCTTCGCTGAAGCCGGCTGGGGAACTCTTGCACTGCTGGAACAAAAAAAGAATGAGATGACCTTTGAAATAAGCGGACCGGTGTTGGAACGACGCCTTGCCTTAAAGTCGGATGTATCATTCAAACTGGAAACGGGTTTTCTAGCAGAACAAGTACAGTTACAAAAGAAATGTGTGGCAGAAGCTGCCGACGAACTACATAAACGGAGTCATTCAGTGAAAGTGATTGTAAGATGGGACGAGAAAGATAAAGTAGAATAGTCCTTACCGACATCCTTTTCATACTCTAATAAAGGGTTGCCCTTGACGGGGCAACCCTTTTTCACTTGTCCCGCTCTGCACCTTTAGTATTATAACGTGATTTCTTCCATCTTCACCGCGTCCAGGTTAAATGCAGTATGTAGGACGCCTGCTGCTTTTTGCATATTTTTCTCGTCTACGACAGCAGATACTTTGATTTCAGAGGTGCTGACCATTTTCACCACGATGTCGTTTTGAGCTAAAACTTCGAACATTTCCGCTGCAACCCCTGGATTTGAAATCATACCGGAGCCAACGATCGATACTTTTGCAAGCTCACTTTCATGCTCAACATGGGTGAAGCCTAATGGCTCTTTGTTTCGTTCCAGAACAGCAAGGGTTTCCTCCAGATCTTGTTCTTTAATAGAGAATGATAAATTGGTCGTATTGTGATCGGTCTGGCTTTGAATGATAATATCCACATTCAGGTGATTTTTGGCTAAGGTCGTAAACACTGAAGATAGTCCCGTTAATGCGTTTCCTAGTCCAAATACAGTTACACGGGTGATTTCACCTTCAAATGCCACGCCTCTCACGATCAGGTTTTGTTCCATGCTTGCTTCCTCCTCAATATACGTTCCTTCAATTTTCTCAATACTGGATCTGACCTCTAACGGAATTTGATAATTCTTGGCAAATTCCACTGCCCGTGGATGCAGGACTCCAGCCCCTAAATTAGCGAGTTCCAACATTTCATCATATGAAATGGACGGTAATTTCCTTGCTCCTTTTATATAACGCGGGTCCGTTGTGTATACCCCGTCTACATCTGTATAAATATCACAGCGCTCTGCTTTCAGGGCAGCCGCAATCGCAACGGCGGTTGTATCCGATCCTCCACGACCGAGAGTTGTAATTTCCCCCGCTTCAGTCATCCCTTGGAATCCCGCTACGATCACCACTCTTCCCGATTGAAGGTGACTCAACATCTTTTCAGTGTGAATATTGGTGATCCTCGCATTGCTGTGAACGGATTCCGTCTCGATCCCGGCCTGCCAGCCTGTGAATGAAATGGCATCGTGTCCGGATTGAATCAGGGCCATCGTGAGGAGCGAAATGGTGACCTGCTCTCCTGTAGAAAGAAGCATATCCATTTCTCTCTTACTTGGTTGTGATGTAATTTCCCTTGCCAATCCAACGAGTGTATCCGTCGTTTTCCCCATGGCGGATACCACGACCACAACATCATTTCCTCTTTCTTTTTCTTCTGCGATTCTTGACGCAACATTTTGAATTCTTTCCACAGAACCTACTGAAGTCCCACCGAATTTTTGAACAATAATACTCACAGCTTCTCCCTCTTTCTAATTGAGTGCATCGTTAAGACTCATTTTTTGATGGTGAAGAGTACAATCACAATCATCCTAAACGTTCATGGAACAGGTACATCACCTGCGCTGGATAATAAAAAAAGCAATGAGAATAATATCTCATTGCTTTATGAACATACAGCAGAACAAACTAAATAGGTTCATGGGCATTGTGAGATAGCTCTCCAAGATTGAATCATCTTGACAATCCTACATTTCTTAAACGTAGAACCAGCGGAATCAGCATGAGACCAAAACCACTTCGGCGAATCTCCCCTTTCCAGGCATCTCAACAGAGCTCATACTCCTCTTTACCTGTACTATTGAAGCTCGCACCTCTATCACCACTTTAAAAAGTGATAATGTTATAAATTTTCGTTAATTATAGCATACAAAAAATTGTGATTCAATGCACAATTCAAAATAAAATTCATTTTTTTGTTTCACGTCGTAAACCTTATTAATAGTTAGTAGGAGCGAGTAGTGGTTGATTTCCGCTACAGGTGCTCGCTTTCCACGAGGCGTTAGTTGAGCCTCCTCGGGCTTCGCCCTGCGGGGTCTCAACTGCCTAGCTCCAGGGCTTAGGGGCTCGAGGTCATAAGCCAACTCTGCCAAAAAGGCAAAGAGCGCCTTTCCGGCAGACTCGTCTTATGCTTGTCGCCCCTGGGCAAAGCCCCTCCGCTTTTCGGACTTTCACGCTATTCCCGCAGGAGTAGAGCACCTTCCGCTCCAATCAACTATCATAGTCAACAAGTTACTTCGAAACAAAACCATTATAAAAACAACACTCTTTTAAATATAAGCCCAATCAAAAGAAAACACATTCTTACTTGTTTTACTATTACCTACTTCAACTTCTCAGCCAATACCTTAGCCACGGCTTCCGGAATCCCTATCTCAATAAACTCCTCCACCGTTGCTTCTTTCATTTTCTTCATGGATCCAAAGTGTTTTAAAAGCTGCTTCTTCCGTTTCGGTCCGATGCCGTCAATGTCATCAAGGGTAGACTGGAAGGCGCTTTTTCCTCTCAGCTGTCTGTGGAAAGTGATGGCAAATCGGTGGACTTCATCCTGGATCCGCTGCAGCAAGTAGAATTCCTGGCTTCTCTTTTCAAGAGGGACGATTTGCAATGGATTCCCATACAGCAGTTCCGATGTCTGATGCTTATCGTCTTTTGCAAGGCCGCCAAGCGGGATATCCAATCCCAACTCATTCTCAATGACATCCCTCGCCGCTTCGATCTGCCCTTTCCCCCCATCGATGATAATGAGATCCGGTAAGGGAAGACCATCTTTTAAAACTCTCGAATACCTTCTGCGTACAACCTCTCGCATGGATTCATAATCATCAGGGCCTTTCACGGTTTTAATCTTATACTTTCGATACTCTTTCTTCGCAGGTTTCCCATCGAGGAATACGATCATCGCAGACACAGGGTCCGAACCTTGAATATTAGAGTTATCAAATGCTTCGATCCGGAAAGGAGTATAAATGCCCATATGCTCCCCGAGACGTTCTATCGCCTTGATCGTCCTTTCTTCATCTCTTTCAATCAGGGCGAACTTTTCTTCAAGTGCCTGTTTCGCATTCTTTTCGGCAAGCTTGACCAACTCTTTCTTCTTTCCCCGTTTAGGTTTGGTGATTTTCACCTCTATCAGCTTAGCCGCCAATTCTTCATCAATCTCCTCAGGCAAAAATATTTCCTTTGGCTTAAAATGATTGGCTTTCGAATAAAACTGACCCAAGAAAGTCAGAAATTCATCCTCGGGTTCATTGTAGAGTGGGAAGAGTGACACATCCCGTTCAATGAGCTTTCCTTGACGCACAAAGAATACCTGTACACACATCCAGCCTTTATCAACGGAGTATCCGAACACATCCCGATCAGTGAAATCGGTCGTGGTCATCTTTTGCTTTTCCATTGTCGCTTCAATGTGAAGGATTTGATCACGAAATTCCTTCGCTCTCTCAAATTCCAGATTCTCTGCTGCTTCATTCATTTTCACCGTTAATTGATTCTTGATCTCTTTGTATCCGCCATTCAGGAACCTTGAAATTTCGTCAGTCATTTGTCTATATGTGTCTTTGCTTACTTCTTTGATACAAGGAGCCAGACATTGACCCATATGATAGTACAAACAGGCCCGATCAGGAAGGGTAGTGCA
Coding sequences:
- a CDS encoding aspartate kinase — translated: MSIIVQKFGGTSVGSVERIQNVASRIAEEKERGNDVVVVVSAMGKTTDTLVGLAREITSQPSKREMDMLLSTGEQVTISLLTMALIQSGHDAISFTGWQAGIETESVHSNARITNIHTEKMLSHLQSGRVVIVAGFQGMTEAGEITTLGRGGSDTTAVAIAAALKAERCDIYTDVDGVYTTDPRYIKGARKLPSISYDEMLELANLGAGVLHPRAVEFAKNYQIPLEVRSSIEKIEGTYIEEEASMEQNLIVRGVAFEGEITRVTVFGLGNALTGLSSVFTTLAKNHLNVDIIIQSQTDHNTTNLSFSIKEQDLEETLAVLERNKEPLGFTHVEHESELAKVSIVGSGMISNPGVAAEMFEVLAQNDIVVKMVSTSEIKVSAVVDEKNMQKAAGVLHTAFNLDAVKMEEITL
- the uvrC gene encoding excinuclease ABC subunit UvrC, with the translated sequence MNTTITNKLALLPDQPGCYLMKDRQGTIIYVGKAKVLKNRVRSYFTGSHDAKTQRLVGEIEDFEYIMTSSDLEALVLEMNLIKKYDPKYNVMLKDDKSYPFIKLTNERHPRLITTRKVQRGKGRYFGPYPNAGAANETKKLLDRLYPLRKCTTLPDRACLYYHMGQCLAPCIKEVSKDTYRQMTDEISRFLNGGYKEIKNQLTVKMNEAAENLEFERAKEFRDQILHIEATMEKQKMTTTDFTDRDVFGYSVDKGWMCVQVFFVRQGKLIERDVSLFPLYNEPEDEFLTFLGQFYSKANHFKPKEIFLPEEIDEELAAKLIEVKITKPKRGKKKELVKLAEKNAKQALEEKFALIERDEERTIKAIERLGEHMGIYTPFRIEAFDNSNIQGSDPVSAMIVFLDGKPAKKEYRKYKIKTVKGPDDYESMREVVRRRYSRVLKDGLPLPDLIIIDGGKGQIEAARDVIENELGLDIPLGGLAKDDKHQTSELLYGNPLQIVPLEKRSQEFYLLQRIQDEVHRFAITFHRQLRGKSAFQSTLDDIDGIGPKRKKQLLKHFGSMKKMKEATVEEFIEIGIPEAVAKVLAEKLK
- a CDS encoding YslB family protein: MEQKKEEVHQPSVPIFGYEMLRDILIPEILGKHTPDILYWGGKQLSRKFPLQSSEELISFFAEAGWGTLALLEQKKNEMTFEISGPVLERRLALKSDVSFKLETGFLAEQVQLQKKCVAEAADELHKRSHSVKVIVRWDEKDKVE